The following are from one region of the Equus przewalskii isolate Varuska chromosome 21, EquPr2, whole genome shotgun sequence genome:
- the LOC103562273 gene encoding uncharacterized protein, producing MAGKNSHIGLQNSHASHYPVNDWGFVSSKHLMKMCQIYMSGIGSKALEIQVKATEAKRDASGEEAGAALLVWVIAAGSLRWPAATQAGLVTSAPPGQQVQTGGKAGGLRKVRGGIGSPKSGPSQPGLLGTCLLWHGCGGNLLGKCECVITWPRTSCKACWDRRSMKPLEEEEALGLNGGNLPSWEVGDWYRERSELSKWLWGTRTGSRKLLTSEIRRSD from the exons ATGGCTGGGAAAAATTCCCATATCGGACTCCAAAACTCCCATGCTTCCCATTACCCTGTCAATGACTGGGGTTTTGTCAGTTCCAAGCACCTGATGAAGATGTGCCAAATTTACATGTCTGGCATTGGATCTAAAGCCTTAGAGATCCAGGTGAAGGCAACAGAAGCAAAGAG AGACGCCagcggggaggaggcaggggctgcgCTGCTGGTGTGGGTAATTGCTGCTGGGAGCCTGAGGTGGCCTGCAGCTACCCAGGCGGGATTAGTGACATCAGCCCCACCCGGGCAGCAGGTTCAGACAGGAGGAAAGGCAGGCGGCCTGCGCAAGGTCAGAGGGGGCATTGGCAGCCCGAAGAGTGGGCCCTCCCAGCCTGGGCTCCTTGGGACCTGCCTGCTCTGGCACGGCTGTGGGGGAAACCTGTTGG ggaaGTGTGAATGTGTCATAACTTGGCCAAGGACTAGCTGCAAGGCATGCTGGGACCGCAGAAGCATGAAGCCTCTGGAAGAGGAAGAGGCGCTGGGACTAAATGGAGGGAACTTGCCCAGCTGGGAAGTTGGCGATTGGTACAGAGAGAGGTCCGAGTTGTCCAAATGGTTGTGGGGAACTCGGACAGGTTCCAG GAAGCTGCTGACTTCAGAAATAAGAAGGTCCGACTGA